One window of Meiothermus sp. Pnk-1 genomic DNA carries:
- a CDS encoding restriction endonuclease subunit S has product MSEKKKGVVPRLRFPEFRDAGPWEFHSISDFLTESRIEGSSGDTARKLTVKLWGKGVVRKEEYLPGSENTKYYKRRAGQFIYSKLDFLNSAFGIVPPELDGYESTTDLPAFEISPDLVASFFLEYVKRPNFFRKFGEQADGSRKAKRIQTNYFLALPVVVPAKKEQQKIADCLSSLDELIELEGKKLEALKQHKKGLMQQLFPREGETTPRLRFPEFRDAGPWEVKRLGEVFRERYERDGVGLELLSVTISDGVVRASDLERRNTASADLSTYKKVYPGDIVYNTMRMWQGASGVSHFHGIVSPAYTVVTPEDNHNSVFWAYHFKLWHSIDKFARFSQGLTSDTWNLKFPAFSAIKMAFPRDPEEQQKIADCLSSLDELIELEGKKLEALKAHKKGLMQQLFPQEVE; this is encoded by the coding sequence ATGTCTGAGAAGAAGAAAGGCGTCGTGCCCCGCCTGCGCTTCCCTGAGTTCCGCGATGCGGGGCCGTGGGAATTCCACTCTATCTCTGATTTTCTTACAGAAAGCCGTATTGAAGGCTCCAGCGGAGACACAGCCCGAAAGCTGACAGTTAAACTCTGGGGTAAAGGCGTGGTCAGGAAGGAAGAGTACTTGCCTGGCAGTGAGAATACTAAGTATTACAAGCGGCGGGCAGGCCAATTTATTTACAGCAAGCTTGATTTTCTTAACAGCGCTTTCGGTATCGTGCCGCCAGAACTAGATGGTTATGAATCGACGACTGACCTTCCAGCATTTGAGATTAGTCCCGATCTCGTCGCATCCTTCTTTCTCGAGTATGTGAAGCGACCAAATTTTTTTCGGAAATTCGGCGAACAAGCGGATGGAAGCCGAAAGGCCAAACGAATTCAAACAAACTATTTTTTGGCGCTGCCTGTTGTCGTTCCCGCGAAAAAAGAACAACAAAAAATCGCCGACTGTCTGTCGTCGCTCGATGAGCTGATCGAGCTGGAGGGCAAGAAGCTCGAGGCCCTCAAGCAGCACAAGAAGGGGCTGATGCAGCAGCTCTTCCCCCGCGAGGGCGAAACCACCCCCCGCCTGCGCTTTCCCGAGTTCCGCGATGCCGGGCCGTGGGAGGTGAAGCGGTTGGGGGAGGTGTTTCGTGAACGCTATGAGCGTGATGGTGTTGGCCTCGAATTGCTGTCCGTTACGATTTCGGACGGGGTTGTTCGCGCTTCAGATCTAGAACGCAGAAATACCGCAAGCGCCGATTTATCAACTTACAAGAAGGTTTACCCGGGCGACATTGTTTACAACACGATGCGGATGTGGCAGGGAGCCAGTGGGGTTTCGCATTTCCATGGAATAGTTAGCCCTGCCTACACGGTGGTTACTCCGGAAGACAACCACAACTCAGTTTTTTGGGCCTATCATTTCAAGCTTTGGCATTCGATTGATAAGTTTGCTCGCTTCTCTCAAGGGTTAACCTCTGACACTTGGAATTTAAAATTTCCGGCATTCTCCGCCATTAAAATGGCGTTTCCTCGTGATCCAGAAGAACAACAAAAAATCGCCGACTGCCTGTCCTCGCTCGATGAGCTGATCGAGCTGGAGGGCAAGAAGCTCGAAGCTCTCAAGGCTCACAAGAAGGGGCTGATGCAGCAGCTTTTTCCGCAGGAGGTGGAGTGA